DNA from Devosia yakushimensis:
GAGGAGAGCCGGCAGCAATGGACCGACTGGTTCGAGGCCATGGGGTTTGCCCTGCGCGGGGAATTGCGGGGCCCAAGGCTCTGGGACGCCAATCTGGGGTTCGACGCGGCGCTGGCGGGGCAAGGCATTGCGCTGGTGACGCGGCTCACCGCGGGGGCGGAGATCGACGATGGACGGCTGGTGGAGATTTTGACCAGCACGGTGCGGCTGGGGGGCTATTATCTGGTCAAGGCCCCGCAGCGGGTAGATGATCCCGTGCTGGCGCGGTTCGAGCGCTGGCTGGAGGAGAATTTGCCGCTGGATTGAGGGCGCGATGCAGCCACCATCATCAATCGCTTTCCTCGGGCTTGACCCGAGGATCACTCGCCACTTGTGCCGTGTTGGGCCCTCGGGTCGAGCCCGAGGGAGAACTGTGGGGAGGAGGGTTTCGGGGCAAGTAGCGGTTTTCGCGCGCTTGCGCGAGCGCGTGATTTTGGGGGCTGCGCTGGCGCTGTCCAGTCCGGTTTGGCGAATTGTGCGGCTTGACGGGACGGGTTGGCAAACCGACGTTTAGGACAGTGCTCTTCAACCATTCGCAGCCATCATGACCAGTTCCGCCAAACCCGTTATCGGGGTTATTTCCAACCATATTGTCGAGGACGAGGGCGCCTATATCGTCAAGGCGCGCTATGTTGATGCCGTGGCGCGTCATGCCGATGCGGTGCCGCTAATCTGTCCGGCGCTGGAGGATATTCGCGATGCGGCGGCGATGGTGGGGCGGCTCGATGCGCTGCTGCTGACGGGGGCTACCTCCAATATCGAGCCGGCGCGCTATGGGGCGGCGGCGGGGCGCGCGCCATTCGATCCGGCGCGGGATGGGATGGCGGCCGCACTGATCGCGGCGGCGATTGCGGCGGGCAAGCCGGTGTTCGGGATTTGCCGGGGCCTGCAGGAAATCAATGTGGCGCTGGGCGGCACGCTGGTGGACCAGCGCGACGGCTCGAACCAGCAGGTGCTTCACCATGCGCCCGAGGGGGCGGAGCTCGACGCCATGTTCGCCTATGGCCATGAGGTGGAGGTGGTGCCCGGCACGCCTTTGGCGGCGATTGCCGGGGAGAAGAAACTGGCGGTCAACAGCGTGCATTTCCAGACCATTGGCAAGCTCGGCGCGGGACTGGTGGTCAATGCGCGAGCCAGCGATGGCGTGGTGGAGGCCGTGTCATCAACCGGCACGGCGGCGCCGGTGCTGGCGGTGCAATGGCACCCCGAATGGCGGCCCGAGGGACGAGCGCATGATCTGGCGTTCTGGCGGAATGTGGGGGAGATTTCGCGGCAATATGCGGGGCTGCGCGCTTAGGGCGAAGGACCGGTCTCACAATCCGCCACGATGTCATTCCGGCGCAGGCCGGAATCCATGCTGAAGGTTATCCCCACGCTGGATGCAAGCGGGGTACCACGGACATGGATCCCGGCCTGCGCCGGGATGACATCGGGGTTGGGGTGAGGTTGGGGCGAAGCTCCAGACCCGCAACGCCCCCTCCCATCTTCCCCGTCACTACCGTCCTCCGATAAAAATCCATTATCGATTGAATTTTGAATCGGAATTGGACAGGGGCGCGGGAAGGCCTTTGATTGTGGCGTCCAACCAAGTTATGGCCACTATGTCCGACAAGAAATTCTATCTCAAATTCGTCGATGCCAATGTGCAGGGCATCATTACGCTTTATTGGGACCACGCCCCCAAGACCTGCGAGGCGCTGTGGAATGCGCTCGAAACGCCGATCCAGTGGAAGGCCACTCACGCCATGTTCTCGGGCCCCGAGATCATGATGGGCCTGCCCGAGACGCATCGCAATTTCGACCCGACCGCGCTGCCGCCGGAAAACCAGACCATCATCCCCGAAGTGGGCGAGCTGCTCTGGTATTATCAGCCCAAGAACTTCTTCAAGATCGATCCGAGCGAGTTCTGGGAAATCGGCATGTTCTATGGCGTGGGCGGCCGCACGTTCGGCCCCACCGGTTGGATTCCATGCACCTATTTCGGCAAGATGACCGAGAATCTGGACGCGGTGGCCGAACAATGCCGCCTGATCCGCATCGAAGGCGCCAAGACGGTCGAAATCGGCCGGCTCTAACGCTTCAGGCCGGG
Protein-coding regions in this window:
- a CDS encoding gamma-glutamyl-gamma-aminobutyrate hydrolase family protein — translated: MTSSAKPVIGVISNHIVEDEGAYIVKARYVDAVARHADAVPLICPALEDIRDAAAMVGRLDALLLTGATSNIEPARYGAAAGRAPFDPARDGMAAALIAAAIAAGKPVFGICRGLQEINVALGGTLVDQRDGSNQQVLHHAPEGAELDAMFAYGHEVEVVPGTPLAAIAGEKKLAVNSVHFQTIGKLGAGLVVNARASDGVVEAVSSTGTAAPVLAVQWHPEWRPEGRAHDLAFWRNVGEISRQYAGLRA
- a CDS encoding DUF3830 family protein — protein: MSDKKFYLKFVDANVQGIITLYWDHAPKTCEALWNALETPIQWKATHAMFSGPEIMMGLPETHRNFDPTALPPENQTIIPEVGELLWYYQPKNFFKIDPSEFWEIGMFYGVGGRTFGPTGWIPCTYFGKMTENLDAVAEQCRLIRIEGAKTVEIGRL